A part of Neoarius graeffei isolate fNeoGra1 chromosome 8, fNeoGra1.pri, whole genome shotgun sequence genomic DNA contains:
- the gar1 gene encoding H/ACA ribonucleoprotein complex subunit 1 yields the protein MSFRGGGGRGGRGGFSRGRGGFGGRGGFGGRGGGRGGFNRQQDFGPPEYVVALGEFMHPCEDDIVCKCVTEENKVPYFNAPVYLENKEQIGKVDEIFGQLRDFYFSVKLSENMKASSFKKLQKFYIDPAKLLPLQRFLPRPPGEKGPPRGGRGGGRGGGRGGGFRGGRGGGGRGGGFGGGRGGGGFGGGRGGGFRGGRGGSRGFRGGR from the exons ATGTCTTTCcgtggaggaggaggaagaggaggccgAGGAGGATTCagtagaggaagaggaggatttGGAGGTAGAGGAGGATTTGGAGGAAGAGGAGGCGGCAGAGGAGGATTTAACAGACAGCAGGATTTTGGTCCTCCGGAATATGTTGTTG cactGGGAGAGTTCATGCACCCGTGTGAGGATGACATCGTGTGTAAGTGTGTGACGGAGGAAAACAAAGTGCCCTACTTCAACGCGCCTGTGTACCTGGAGAACAAAGAACAGATCGGCAAAGTGGACGAGATCTTCGGCCAGCTCAGAGATTTT TATTTTTCAGTCAAACTGTCAGAAAACATGAAGGCATCATCGTTCAAGAAATTACAGAAG TTCTACATTGATCCGGCGAAGCTGTTGCCCCTCCAGAGGTTCCTCCCGAGACCGCCGGGTGAGAAAGGACCCCCTCGAGGAGGCAGAGGAGGGGGCAGAGGGGGAGGACGAGGag gtgggTTCCGAGGTGGCCGAGGTGGTGGTGGTCGCGGTGGTGGATTCGGAGGAggtagaggaggaggagggttCGGAGGAGGTAGAGGAGGAGGGttcagaggaggaagaggaggaagtcGTGGATTCAGAG gTGGAAGATGA
- the adh5 gene encoding alcohol dehydrogenase class-3, with protein sequence METAGKVIKCKAAVAWEAGKPLSVEEVEVAPPKAHEVRVKIHATAVCHTDAYTLSGNDPEGLFPVILGHEGAGTVESVGEGVTKFKPGDTVIPLYVPQCGDCKFCKNPKTNLCQKIRVTQGQGLMPDKTTRFTCKGKPVFHFMGTSTFSEYTVVADISLAKVDERAPLDKVCLLGCGISTGYGAALNTAKVEPGSVCAVFGLGAVGLAAVMGCKVAGASRIIGVDINPEKFEIAKKFGATESVNPKDHSKPIQEVLMEMTDGGVDYSFECIGNVTIMRAALEACHKGWGTSVIIGVAAAGQEISTRPFQLVVGRTWKGTAFGGWKSVESVPKLVEDYMNKKLMVDEFVTQTLPFDKINEAFDLMHAGKSIRAVLTF encoded by the exons ATGGAGACTGCTGGGAAA GTGATCAAGTGTAAGGCTGCAGTAGCCTGGGAAGCTGGAAAGCCTTTATCAGTGGAGGAGGTTGAGGTGGCACCACCCAAAGCCCATGAAGTGAGAGTGAAG ATTCACGCGACGGCCGTGTGTCACACTGACGCTTACACTCTGAGCGGCAACGACCCCGAGGGCCTGTTTCCTGTCATTCTGGGTCATGAGGGCGCAGGAACAGTGGAAAGCGTCGGAGAGGGCGTGACCAAGTTCAAACCAG GAGACACGGTGATTCCCTTATACGTCCCGCAATGTGGAGACTGCAAGTTCTGCAAAAACCCCAAGACCAACCTGTGCCAGAAAATCAG GGTGACCCAGGGTCAGGGTCTGATGCCTGATAAGACGACCAGATTCACCTGTAAAGGTAAACCCGTCTTCCATTTCATGGGCACCAGCACATTCAGCGAGTACACGGTGGTGGCTGATATCTCGCTGGCCAAAGTGGACGAACGTGCACCGCTGGATAAAGTGTGTCTGCTCGGCTGTGGGATCTCGACAGGATACGGAGCTGCACTGAATACGGCGAag GTCGAGCCCGGATCTGTGTGCGCGGTATTCGGTTTAGGAGCCGTCGGTCTCGCCGCTGTTATGGGCTGTAAAGTTGCCGGAGCCTCCAGGATCATCGGCGTGGACATCAACCCGGAGAAATTCGAAATCGCCAAGAAATTTGGCGCCACCGAGTCTGTGAACCCAAAAGACCATAGCAAACCGATCCAGGAAGTGCTGATGGAGATGACGGATGGAGGAGTGGACTACAGCTTCGAGTGCATCGGCAACGTCACCATTATG cGTGCCGCTCTGGAGGCGTGTCATAAGGGCTGGGGGACGAGCGTGATCATCGGCGTGGCCGCAGCGGGTCAGGAGATCTCCACTCGTCCGTTCCAGCTCGTCGTAGGACGCACGTGGAAAGGCACCGCGTTCGGAG GTTGGAAGAGTGTTGAGAGCGTCCCTAAACTCGTAGAAGACTACATGAACAAGAAGCTGATGGTGGATGAGTTTGTGACCCAAACTTTGCCTTTTGATAAGATCAACGAAGCCTTTGACCTCATGCATGCTGGAAAGAG CATCCGAGCCGTCCTGACGTTCTGA